From a single Lentisphaera profundi genomic region:
- a CDS encoding sulfatase, which produces MKYLLSIIFTLTIFGNDKPNIIFIAIDDLRNELACYGVDKIKTPHIDNLAKHGLIFDNAYCQIAICSPSRTSVLTGLRPQSTKVFDLTTHFRDTVPDVITLGQFFKQKGYITQGFGKIYHNSLDDPRSWSIKHFMSKNSLYQRAENQQLIKNQVKAAKEKKLKGHEFRFATMGPAYESADVPDEAYPDGENTKLAIKALKGFVQKKQPFFLALGFSKPHLPFNAPKKYWDLYEEDKLDPPAISHRPLDSHPRLTLTKSGEVRSYHGVVKEGSLGAEMSSKLKHGYYASVSYIDALIGKFLQSLKDTGLDKNTIVILWSDHGFKLGEYDSWVKHSNMEIDARVPLIISSPWMKVKGVRTNALVELVDIYPSLVDLSGFTVPTFLEGTSFAPLLKKPNTPWKKAAFSQYNRGSKIMGYSVRTAYFRYTEWRLVKNNKVIFKELYDQVNDPLQSRNIAKKEEVKIVQAELHEMINQQWGLK; this is translated from the coding sequence ATGAAGTATTTATTAAGTATAATTTTCACATTAACTATTTTTGGAAATGATAAACCAAATATCATTTTTATTGCTATAGATGACTTGCGTAATGAACTGGCTTGCTATGGTGTCGATAAAATCAAGACTCCCCATATCGATAACTTAGCTAAACACGGTCTGATTTTTGATAATGCTTATTGTCAGATTGCAATTTGTTCTCCATCGCGAACAAGTGTATTAACTGGACTTCGACCACAATCTACAAAAGTATTTGATTTAACAACTCACTTCCGAGATACCGTGCCAGATGTTATAACACTGGGGCAGTTCTTTAAACAAAAAGGATATATTACTCAAGGATTTGGGAAGATATATCACAATAGTTTAGATGATCCTAGATCTTGGAGCATAAAGCATTTTATGTCTAAAAATTCACTCTATCAAAGAGCGGAAAATCAGCAACTAATCAAGAACCAGGTCAAAGCTGCAAAAGAAAAAAAACTTAAAGGTCATGAATTTCGTTTTGCAACTATGGGCCCTGCATATGAATCTGCGGATGTACCCGATGAGGCTTACCCCGATGGAGAAAATACAAAATTAGCCATAAAGGCACTCAAGGGCTTTGTTCAAAAGAAGCAGCCCTTTTTTTTAGCTTTGGGCTTCTCAAAACCACACCTCCCCTTTAATGCACCAAAAAAATACTGGGACCTATACGAGGAGGATAAATTGGATCCTCCAGCAATATCTCATCGACCCCTTGACTCTCATCCACGTTTGACCCTAACTAAATCGGGCGAAGTTAGATCTTATCATGGCGTTGTAAAAGAAGGCTCTTTAGGCGCTGAAATGAGCTCGAAACTTAAGCATGGTTATTATGCGTCAGTATCGTATATAGATGCGCTAATTGGTAAGTTTTTACAAAGTTTAAAAGATACTGGTTTAGACAAAAATACGATTGTTATTTTATGGAGTGACCACGGTTTTAAGTTAGGTGAATACGATTCATGGGTTAAACATTCAAATATGGAAATCGATGCTCGAGTACCACTTATTATATCTTCACCTTGGATGAAGGTAAAAGGTGTGCGAACTAATGCTTTAGTAGAACTGGTAGATATATATCCTAGCTTAGTAGACCTGAGTGGTTTTACAGTGCCTACTTTTCTCGAAGGCACATCTTTTGCGCCCTTACTAAAGAAGCCAAATACACCTTGGAAAAAAGCCGCTTTCTCACAGTATAATCGTGGTTCTAAAATAATGGGTTACTCTGTACGAACTGCTTATTTTAGATACACTGAATGGCGTCTTGTAAAAAATAATAAAGTTATTTTTAAAGAACTATATGACCAAGTAAACGATCCTTTGCAATCACGAAACATTGCAAAGAAAGAAGAGGTAAAGATAGTTCAGGCTGAATTACATGAAATGATAAATCAACAATGGGGACTTAAATGA
- a CDS encoding sulfatase-like hydrolase/transferase, with translation MKKVFFITTLLTFIALAQAKRMNVILIMADDLGYECLNSYGGESYKTPHLDRLSEGGMTFLNAHSQPICTPSRVQIMTGKYNVKNYKKFAYLDPNEKTFANYFKDAGYKTCMVGKWQLAGGVDQPYHFGFDQYSLWRIMKNDNQSRYPNPGIVENGKFKNYQNGEYGPDRMNQFALKFIEDNKDEAFMLYYSMLLVHNPFEPTPDSEDWDPEAIGLDNLKDGFKGKDNTKYFSDMMSYMDKQVGRLVATLERLGLRENTLIIFTGDNGTTRGITSRCQGKEIQGGKGLTSDAGTHVPLIVNGPSYVLKGVKNSNLIDFSDILPTICEATDISIPTEELDDLDGLSFLPQLKGQKSQVREWVYCWYQKRTDASKVIQFAMNKDYKLYASGPFFNLQKDILEKNRLKYDKLSPEEKKIRQQLKQVLKKYENN, from the coding sequence ATGAAAAAAGTATTTTTTATTACTACGCTATTAACTTTTATTGCCCTCGCACAAGCAAAGCGGATGAATGTCATTTTAATTATGGCAGATGACTTGGGTTATGAATGCTTAAATTCTTATGGAGGCGAATCATATAAAACACCCCATCTCGACAGGTTAAGTGAAGGGGGAATGACCTTTTTGAATGCGCATTCTCAGCCTATTTGCACTCCCTCTAGAGTTCAAATTATGACTGGTAAATACAATGTGAAAAATTATAAAAAATTTGCGTATTTAGATCCTAATGAAAAAACATTTGCGAACTATTTTAAAGATGCTGGTTATAAAACATGTATGGTCGGTAAGTGGCAGTTAGCTGGGGGTGTTGACCAACCTTATCATTTTGGTTTTGATCAATATTCGTTGTGGAGAATCATGAAAAATGATAATCAAAGTCGCTACCCTAATCCTGGCATTGTGGAAAATGGCAAATTCAAAAACTATCAAAACGGGGAGTATGGACCCGACCGCATGAATCAATTTGCCTTAAAATTTATTGAAGATAATAAAGACGAGGCCTTTATGTTATATTACTCAATGCTTTTAGTGCACAATCCCTTTGAGCCCACCCCAGATTCAGAAGATTGGGATCCAGAAGCTATCGGCTTGGATAATTTAAAAGATGGCTTTAAAGGAAAAGATAACACTAAATATTTTTCTGATATGATGTCTTATATGGATAAACAAGTAGGTCGTTTAGTTGCTACTCTAGAACGTTTAGGTCTACGCGAAAATACTTTAATTATTTTTACTGGCGATAATGGTACAACTCGTGGAATTACTTCACGTTGTCAAGGAAAGGAAATTCAGGGAGGTAAAGGCCTAACAAGTGATGCGGGTACTCACGTTCCTTTAATTGTAAACGGACCGTCATACGTCTTAAAAGGGGTGAAAAACAGTAACCTTATTGACTTTAGTGATATTTTACCAACAATTTGTGAAGCCACTGATATAAGTATACCCACGGAAGAGTTGGATGACTTAGATGGTTTAAGCTTTTTACCGCAATTAAAGGGTCAGAAAAGTCAAGTTCGAGAGTGGGTGTATTGCTGGTATCAGAAACGTACCGATGCGAGTAAGGTCATACAATTTGCCATGAATAAAGACTATAAACTCTATGCGTCGGGCCCTTTTTTTAACTTGCAGAAAGATATCCTAGAAAAAAACCGATTGAAATACGACAAGTTGAGTCCAGAGGAAAAGAAAATACGTCAACAACTTAAACAAGTTTTAAAAAAATATGAAAACAACTAG
- a CDS encoding DUF7133 domain-containing protein translates to MRLLSTLIISTITSFAWSQGANLAPGLYDKVKPLTPSQSIKTIQVPKGYKIQLVASEPMIKEPVDCVWDANGDMYVIEMSTYMQDADAKGEFNKSSRVIKLTDVNGDGKMDKSSVFIDNLLLPRMILPLDDRILVCETNNLNIYSYRDTNKDGKADEKTIWYQGGARKGNLEHQASGLIWNLDNWIYITKGRERFKIQNGQVIVEKHPAIKSQWGLAADDAGHFSSAQSGAEESFQFFQTPTIYSQSTFPKELEEGFNTVWPIDDIPDTQGGLLRLRTNNTLNHFTAACGHGVYRGALMPEFYGNYLVCEPVGRLIRMAEFNPSTVFKQLKNSFPKSEFIRSSDANFRPVNVKTGPDGAIYIVDMYRGVIQEANWTTQGTYLRHIIDKYGLANNIQRGRIYRLVPENHNSKYQAPQLLNLSSQELLPLLASKNGWMRTTVRKILVLRYQQNLKNIYLEAFYKSHNTQEKIEILWTLDGIDSIDFELIKNLIFGDNQQIALQALRISDRWLKNDSRIHGIYEKIYQDSATSEILAQVFLSLNKFGSRDFSSPYLDKFIEKYGSDPLVKLNVGQKEKDLDDNRKHAEFLKALEGKGPFFQQVMKNGEKHYNSLCFACHGKDGQGVAMAGTSITLAPALKGSKRVLGPHDALIKIALHGLIGPVDGKTYPGAMESLASHDNQYIADVLTYISNSWGNKSKIVTWQDVRRIRGRFSNRKKPWSLLEIEKVSK, encoded by the coding sequence ATGCGTTTATTAAGCACCCTTATTATCAGTACTATTACAAGTTTTGCGTGGAGCCAGGGAGCAAATCTTGCCCCCGGTTTATACGATAAAGTTAAGCCGCTTACTCCAAGTCAAAGTATAAAAACCATACAGGTCCCAAAAGGCTATAAAATCCAACTAGTTGCTTCAGAGCCCATGATCAAAGAACCTGTTGATTGTGTTTGGGACGCTAATGGAGATATGTATGTTATCGAAATGTCTACTTATATGCAAGATGCAGATGCAAAAGGTGAATTCAATAAATCCAGTCGTGTCATTAAATTGACCGATGTAAACGGTGATGGTAAAATGGATAAATCATCTGTATTTATTGATAATTTACTTCTGCCACGCATGATATTACCTTTGGACGACAGAATTTTAGTATGCGAAACTAATAACTTAAATATTTACTCATATAGAGATACCAATAAAGATGGGAAAGCCGATGAAAAAACAATTTGGTATCAAGGTGGAGCTCGTAAAGGGAATCTTGAACATCAAGCTAGTGGACTAATTTGGAATTTAGATAACTGGATTTACATAACTAAAGGGCGTGAACGCTTTAAAATCCAAAACGGCCAAGTCATTGTTGAAAAACACCCAGCGATAAAATCACAATGGGGCTTAGCAGCCGATGACGCAGGACATTTTTCTTCTGCTCAATCAGGTGCAGAAGAAAGCTTTCAGTTTTTCCAGACGCCCACAATTTACTCTCAGAGCACCTTCCCGAAGGAACTCGAAGAAGGCTTTAATACCGTTTGGCCAATTGACGACATACCAGATACGCAAGGGGGACTTTTGCGTTTAAGAACTAACAATACTCTTAATCATTTTACTGCCGCTTGTGGTCATGGAGTATACCGTGGAGCATTGATGCCTGAATTTTATGGCAACTATTTAGTCTGTGAGCCAGTTGGGAGGCTCATTCGCATGGCAGAATTTAACCCAAGTACGGTGTTTAAACAGTTAAAAAACTCCTTCCCCAAAAGCGAATTTATCCGTTCTAGTGACGCCAACTTTCGACCTGTAAATGTTAAGACAGGGCCTGATGGAGCTATTTACATAGTTGATATGTATCGCGGTGTTATTCAAGAGGCAAACTGGACGACTCAAGGGACTTATTTAAGGCATATAATTGATAAATATGGCTTGGCTAATAACATACAACGAGGGCGAATTTATCGTTTAGTCCCAGAAAATCATAATTCTAAATATCAGGCGCCTCAACTTTTGAATCTAAGTTCTCAAGAACTCCTCCCTTTACTCGCTTCAAAGAATGGATGGATGCGAACGACAGTGAGAAAAATATTAGTTTTGCGATATCAGCAAAACTTAAAAAACATATACCTTGAAGCTTTTTATAAATCTCATAACACTCAAGAAAAGATTGAGATTTTATGGACTTTAGATGGTATTGATAGCATTGATTTTGAGCTCATCAAAAATCTTATTTTTGGAGACAATCAACAAATAGCCCTTCAAGCACTACGCATTAGTGACCGTTGGTTAAAAAACGATTCTCGAATACACGGAATCTATGAAAAAATTTATCAAGATTCAGCCACTAGTGAAATATTAGCACAAGTATTTTTAAGTCTTAACAAATTTGGCTCCCGTGATTTTTCCTCACCATATTTAGATAAATTCATTGAAAAATATGGATCAGACCCCCTCGTCAAACTCAACGTAGGGCAAAAAGAAAAAGATCTAGATGACAACAGAAAACATGCAGAATTTCTAAAAGCCCTAGAGGGCAAAGGACCCTTTTTTCAACAAGTCATGAAAAATGGTGAAAAACATTATAATTCTTTATGTTTTGCATGCCATGGCAAAGATGGACAGGGCGTAGCAATGGCAGGAACAAGCATCACTCTAGCACCAGCTTTAAAAGGCTCTAAAAGAGTTCTTGGCCCACATGATGCTTTAATTAAAATAGCTTTACACGGCTTAATTGGACCAGTCGATGGTAAAACATATCCTGGCGCGATGGAATCTTTAGCCTCTCATGATAACCAATACATCGCAGATGTACTTACCTACATCAGCAATTCGTGGGGAAACAAATCTAAAATCGTCACTTGGCAAGATGTTCGCCGTATAAGAGGACGATTTAGTAACCGAAAAAAACCATGGTCATTACTAGAAATAGAAAAAGTCAGTAAATAA
- a CDS encoding DUF7133 domain-containing protein — protein sequence MKYFFIYLLFSLNIIANSILNAEQAVIISDSQAHVTEAKAIEYWSTKDSWIFYKIKIVNPGILNCVIEYATQHQHGAIVELSLANQKIKYEIKNTKGWQTYIQENIGSINIPKAGEYTLTIKPLTIPRGCVMNYKALHFTGTASKNIKIMNRPFTGSMFDYKNRSNEYARQAGFGDKLKSMNPSISYSDISPDLKQFRVSGLDFFSDGRLAISSWDSAGRVYILENPNAPKEEHKYTVFAEGLQEVLGLKIVDDKVYVVQKSELTLLEDQDNDGCADEYICISNKWPVSSNFHEFSFGPLFKDGKFYISLAIAVNPGGATTNPQMKDRGTIIEIDPITGDYKVVTAGLRTPNGLMMNTEGEMFVADNQGDYLPASKIMHIKQGAFYNHTYKPAHPYTKKTVTQPAIWLQQGEIGNSPTQGVFVPHGLYKGHLLIGDIHHGGLKRVVFEKVNDQYQGSLFRFTQGLRAGVNRMAFDSNNTLYLGGAGVSGNWKTNNQKNDGLMKVELYKTKPFEMLKIEAYSDGLTIHFSKRIKPELAWNIQHYQVTQWAYKPTHQYGGPKIDPQKLKITAVSISPDGKKASLKMNGMKANKVLYLRLSNSFQANTGEKLFVGDAYYTLNQIPHNKSLRLNKKPVSITLAKITQVEEKSHPGEALYRTMCMSCHSLDGSKLVGPSFKNMLGRKQTVIENGQEKEIVFNRHYITQSINNPSAQVSKGYQA from the coding sequence ATGAAATACTTCTTTATCTATCTCCTCTTTTCTTTGAATATTATTGCAAATAGCATCCTAAATGCTGAACAAGCAGTCATCATAAGCGACTCACAAGCTCATGTTACAGAAGCCAAGGCCATTGAATACTGGAGTACTAAGGATTCTTGGATTTTTTATAAAATAAAAATAGTGAATCCCGGCATACTCAACTGTGTAATAGAATATGCCACTCAACATCAACACGGTGCTATTGTAGAACTTTCTTTAGCAAATCAAAAGATTAAATATGAGATTAAAAATACCAAGGGCTGGCAGACTTATATCCAAGAAAATATAGGTTCGATCAATATCCCGAAAGCAGGTGAGTATACGCTCACTATAAAGCCGCTCACAATTCCTAGGGGCTGTGTAATGAATTATAAAGCGCTCCATTTTACGGGCACTGCTTCTAAGAACATAAAAATCATGAATCGTCCTTTTACCGGTAGTATGTTTGACTATAAGAATCGTTCCAATGAATATGCACGACAAGCGGGTTTTGGCGATAAATTGAAATCGATGAACCCCTCAATATCCTATAGCGACATAAGCCCCGATTTAAAACAATTTAGAGTATCGGGATTAGATTTTTTTAGCGATGGACGCTTGGCCATATCATCTTGGGATTCCGCAGGAAGAGTCTATATTTTAGAAAATCCAAATGCCCCTAAAGAGGAACATAAATACACTGTGTTTGCAGAAGGATTACAAGAGGTGCTTGGGCTAAAAATCGTCGATGATAAAGTTTATGTTGTGCAAAAGAGTGAATTAACTTTACTCGAGGATCAAGATAATGATGGCTGTGCAGATGAATATATCTGTATTTCTAATAAATGGCCAGTTAGCTCCAATTTTCATGAGTTTTCCTTTGGACCTCTTTTTAAAGACGGTAAGTTTTATATTTCATTAGCAATAGCAGTCAACCCTGGAGGAGCCACAACGAACCCTCAGATGAAAGACCGTGGGACAATTATTGAAATTGATCCAATAACAGGGGATTATAAAGTGGTGACCGCGGGTTTACGTACTCCCAATGGATTAATGATGAATACAGAAGGTGAAATGTTTGTTGCAGATAACCAAGGTGATTATTTGCCCGCCTCAAAAATCATGCATATAAAGCAGGGAGCTTTTTATAATCATACTTATAAGCCGGCTCACCCTTATACAAAAAAAACTGTCACACAGCCTGCGATTTGGCTCCAACAGGGAGAAATTGGCAACTCACCAACTCAAGGAGTATTTGTTCCTCATGGTCTTTATAAAGGGCATTTACTCATTGGGGATATCCATCATGGCGGCTTGAAACGCGTTGTTTTTGAAAAGGTAAACGATCAATACCAAGGCAGTCTTTTTCGATTTACGCAAGGCCTAAGAGCCGGGGTAAATCGCATGGCTTTCGATTCAAATAATACGCTCTACCTTGGTGGGGCAGGCGTCAGTGGCAATTGGAAAACAAATAATCAAAAGAATGATGGGCTCATGAAAGTTGAGCTTTATAAAACTAAACCTTTCGAAATGCTTAAAATAGAAGCCTACTCAGACGGCCTAACGATTCATTTTTCGAAAAGAATAAAACCTGAACTCGCATGGAATATTCAACATTATCAAGTGACTCAATGGGCTTATAAGCCCACTCATCAATATGGAGGACCTAAAATTGATCCTCAAAAGTTAAAAATAACCGCAGTTTCGATTTCACCTGATGGCAAAAAAGCTTCCCTGAAAATGAATGGAATGAAAGCAAACAAAGTCCTCTATCTTCGTTTAAGTAATAGTTTCCAAGCTAATACAGGCGAAAAATTATTTGTAGGAGATGCGTACTACACTCTAAACCAAATCCCCCATAACAAAAGTTTGAGGCTCAACAAAAAGCCTGTGAGTATTACTTTAGCGAAAATAACACAAGTTGAAGAGAAGTCCCATCCAGGTGAGGCACTCTATCGCACGATGTGTATGTCGTGTCATAGTCTTGATGGCAGTAAACTGGTTGGGCCTAGCTTCAAAAATATGCTGGGGCGTAAGCAGACAGTAATCGAAAATGGACAGGAAAAAGAAATCGTATTTAATCGTCATTATATTACTCAGTCGATCAACAATCCAAGCGCTCAAGTCTCTAAAGGCTATCAAGCCTAA
- a CDS encoding type II secretion system protein, with protein sequence MKNNNSYKFTLIELLVVFAIIGILSSFLLPSLAQARKKAQGSTCISNLRNFGTATLLYSDDNDGTLPYSKRQNGAQHLWWRNQLAAYLIPDDYITETAFNYPDSFAEGVFACPLTDNGINDYSGGGYGWNQDYLGNAIDQTTININEVEKPTETYASGDSADSPLSNWRKFVFSKASKGLEEIGDRHQVGVNHVNVDGSAKRTSSLQIVSGLNGDIDYYFRPRK encoded by the coding sequence ATGAAAAATAATAATTCATATAAATTTACGTTAATTGAACTATTAGTGGTATTTGCAATTATAGGTATTTTATCTTCCTTTCTTTTACCAAGCCTAGCTCAAGCACGTAAAAAGGCTCAGGGCAGTACTTGTATATCGAATCTAAGAAATTTTGGTACCGCAACATTACTCTATAGTGATGATAATGATGGCACACTCCCCTATTCAAAAAGACAAAATGGGGCACAACACCTATGGTGGCGTAATCAACTAGCTGCCTACTTGATACCAGATGATTATATCACGGAAACAGCCTTTAATTACCCCGACTCTTTTGCTGAAGGCGTCTTTGCTTGCCCACTTACTGACAATGGCATTAATGATTATAGTGGAGGTGGCTACGGCTGGAATCAAGATTATTTGGGAAATGCAATAGATCAAACAACGATAAATATTAATGAGGTCGAAAAACCTACAGAAACCTATGCTAGTGGTGACTCAGCTGACTCTCCACTCTCTAATTGGCGTAAATTTGTATTCAGCAAAGCTTCCAAGGGCCTAGAAGAGATTGGCGACAGGCATCAAGTCGGAGTTAATCATGTCAATGTTGATGGCAGTGCGAAAAGGACAAGCTCTTTACAAATAGTATCCGGCTTAAATGGAGATATCGACTATTATTTTCGTCCAAGGAAATAA
- a CDS encoding right-handed parallel beta-helix repeat-containing protein, with amino-acid sequence MLKYLLLIVSGFITILAGEPYHIYVSPIGNDQWTGEIKDHKPGSKEGPFSSLARARKKVQQLKNNSLIKDHNIIINVAEGEYFFNRSLFLGEESSGTEANPIHYIAQGNVLLSGGSQVNNFKLVTDLEILDRLAASTHGKVYCADLTDLGITDYGTIKSTGFGLRNKLSHMQVFIDGKKMHLARWPNEGWLKVADVGNKEAKVDESGKVRGIATDRFTYDHQRPNTWAESDDIWMHGYWSEEWADQYLKIKNIQKDKQQIVIAAPQSKYAYKKGKRYHFLNILEELDRPGEYYIDRLNGLLYVYPYQDIKNSKVYVSILNKSLIHFNNASNIIFDGFTIAHTRDTGVFIQNGTNVHIKNCVVENIGNSGVFIRGGLNHQVLNTQVKEIGGGGISIISGDLKTLTPSNHLIKNCKIHHFGQWFRTYKVGIYLQGVGSTVNHNLIHHAPHTGILYGGNDHLIEYNEIHNVGDDADDVGAIYTGREWAARGTVIRYNYIHDIGGGHARHGSNAIYLDDLASGQIIHGNVINNVQRGILLGGGRDNQIINNFFLNCAKEALHLDARGKGWSGKLIMKAQGSWDMFGRLEKTAYQSKIYQDKYPNLSVMLEQDPLAPIGNVIKNNVFTCSTWRRFINQKKEEWFSFQDNIVEANSDLITIKDNKLIIKSPLNNIKDLPFSEMGLEQ; translated from the coding sequence ATGTTGAAGTACCTATTGCTCATCGTTTCAGGATTTATTACCATTCTCGCTGGGGAACCTTATCATATATATGTTTCTCCAATAGGAAATGATCAATGGACTGGAGAGATAAAAGATCATAAGCCCGGAAGCAAGGAGGGGCCTTTTTCTAGCTTAGCTAGAGCGCGCAAGAAAGTCCAACAATTGAAAAATAATAGTTTGATCAAGGATCACAACATTATAATTAATGTTGCTGAAGGAGAATACTTTTTTAATCGTTCCTTATTTTTAGGAGAAGAGTCATCTGGTACAGAAGCGAACCCGATCCATTACATTGCTCAGGGAAATGTACTTTTAAGTGGCGGATCTCAAGTCAATAACTTTAAGCTTGTGACAGATCTAGAGATCCTTGACCGTTTAGCAGCAAGTACTCATGGGAAAGTGTATTGTGCTGATCTCACAGACTTAGGTATTACCGATTATGGGACAATAAAATCGACCGGCTTTGGCCTGCGCAATAAGTTATCTCATATGCAAGTTTTTATTGATGGTAAAAAAATGCACTTAGCCCGGTGGCCAAATGAAGGTTGGCTTAAAGTGGCCGATGTGGGCAATAAAGAAGCCAAAGTTGATGAGTCCGGTAAAGTCCGTGGGATTGCTACTGACCGTTTTACATATGATCACCAGCGCCCTAATACCTGGGCTGAGTCAGATGATATCTGGATGCATGGTTACTGGTCAGAAGAGTGGGCAGATCAATATTTAAAAATAAAAAATATTCAAAAAGACAAGCAACAAATAGTTATAGCTGCCCCTCAAAGTAAGTACGCTTACAAAAAGGGAAAACGTTATCATTTTCTTAATATTTTAGAGGAGCTAGATAGGCCTGGAGAATACTATATAGATCGTTTAAACGGACTTTTGTATGTGTATCCTTATCAAGATATAAAGAATAGTAAAGTTTACGTATCCATCCTTAATAAGTCTCTAATTCATTTTAATAATGCAAGCAATATTATTTTTGATGGTTTTACTATTGCCCATACTCGAGATACGGGTGTTTTTATTCAAAATGGAACAAATGTACACATCAAAAATTGTGTAGTAGAAAATATTGGTAATTCCGGGGTTTTTATTAGAGGAGGGCTGAATCACCAAGTACTTAATACTCAAGTTAAAGAAATTGGCGGTGGTGGCATCTCTATTATCAGTGGGGACTTAAAAACATTAACACCATCAAATCATTTAATAAAAAACTGTAAAATTCATCATTTTGGGCAATGGTTTAGAACCTATAAGGTAGGTATATATCTGCAAGGTGTAGGTAGTACTGTAAATCATAATCTCATTCATCACGCTCCTCATACAGGGATTTTATACGGTGGCAATGATCACCTTATAGAATATAATGAAATTCATAATGTTGGTGATGATGCAGATGATGTGGGCGCTATATATACAGGACGTGAGTGGGCTGCGAGGGGGACTGTTATTCGCTACAATTATATTCATGATATTGGTGGTGGGCACGCAAGACATGGTTCAAACGCAATCTACTTAGATGACTTAGCATCAGGTCAAATTATTCATGGAAATGTGATCAACAATGTTCAAAGAGGCATATTACTTGGAGGCGGACGCGATAATCAAATCATCAATAATTTCTTTTTGAATTGTGCTAAAGAAGCCTTGCATTTGGATGCTAGAGGTAAAGGCTGGTCAGGCAAACTTATAATGAAGGCCCAGGGCTCTTGGGATATGTTTGGGAGATTAGAAAAAACGGCTTATCAATCAAAAATATATCAGGATAAATATCCTAATTTATCAGTTATGTTAGAGCAAGATCCTTTAGCACCTATCGGTAATGTCATTAAAAATAATGTTTTTACTTGCTCTACTTGGCGCCGATTTATCAATCAAAAGAAAGAAGAATGGTTTTCCTTTCAGGACAATATTGTGGAAGCTAATTCTGATCTAATAACTATTAAAGATAATAAATTAATTATCAAATCACCATTAAATAATATTAAAGATCTCCCATTTAGTGAAATGGGCTTAGAGCAATAG
- a CDS encoding type II secretion system protein yields the protein MKHSRFSLIELMVVLAILAIIASLFLPGLARSRYIAKSTACLSQQRQQVEIFITYAVDNKKNLPNHSPQMGGNIWQGPESIYNDWGNPTGIGICRDEGYNIPIDFVFCPANDDPDWGKDGPKGWDFTQNKQKGQWLRTSYYYRATIDRDKPGNNGRVLKLTDPGSTSVTADHFSNNHPWTHNKYKPGFNVAYLDGSASLFQTSVIHSQVTTNAFHGYDEMEIYGWMTFDEK from the coding sequence ATGAAACATAGTAGATTTAGTTTAATTGAGCTCATGGTAGTATTGGCAATTCTTGCTATTATAGCCTCTTTGTTTTTGCCAGGATTAGCTCGTTCAAGATACATCGCAAAAAGTACAGCCTGCCTAAGTCAGCAACGTCAACAAGTTGAAATTTTTATTACTTACGCGGTAGATAATAAGAAAAATCTCCCCAATCATTCACCCCAAATGGGGGGCAATATTTGGCAGGGTCCTGAGTCAATATACAATGACTGGGGTAATCCTACTGGCATAGGTATTTGCCGCGATGAAGGATACAACATACCCATCGATTTTGTGTTCTGCCCAGCAAATGACGATCCAGATTGGGGAAAGGACGGGCCAAAAGGTTGGGATTTCACCCAAAACAAGCAAAAAGGTCAGTGGTTAAGAACATCTTATTATTATCGTGCAACAATAGACAGAGATAAACCGGGCAACAATGGCAGAGTCTTAAAGTTGACTGACCCAGGGAGCACATCAGTAACTGCAGACCATTTTTCGAATAATCATCCCTGGACACATAATAAATATAAGCCGGGTTTTAATGTTGCGTATTTAGATGGTAGCGCAAGTCTTTTTCAAACTTCTGTAATTCATAGCCAAGTCACAACTAATGCTTTTCATGGTTATGACGAAATGGAAATATATGGGTGGATGACATTCGATGAAAAATAA